The Polyodon spathula isolate WHYD16114869_AA chromosome 45, ASM1765450v1, whole genome shotgun sequence region actctctctcctctctccctccagagagagagagagagagagagagagaccctgagaGCCTCACTCTGCATCCTCTCTCTCATAGTAACCCTGAGAGCCTCACTCTGCATCCTCTCTCTCATAGTAACCCTGAGAGCCTCACTCTGCATCCTCTCTCTCATAGTAACCCTGAGAGCCTCACTCTGCATCCTCTCTCTCATAGTAACCCTGAGAGCCTCACTCTGCATCCTCTCTCTCATAGTAACCCTGAGAGCCTCACTCTGCATCCTCTCTCTCATAGTAACCCTGAGAGCCTCACTCTGCATCCTCTCTCTCATAGTAACCCTGAGAGCCTCACTCTGCATCCTCTCTCTCATAGTAACCCTGAGAGCCTCACTCTGGTTCCGAGGTGGTGCCGTGCCGCGCTGCTCTCTGGGTCGATGATGAAGGGAAGGAAGCAGTCGAGGTGATAGAGGGAGGGACGAGCAGACAGGACCAGCCTGTCCTCCCCGAGATCGAGAAACGAGGGAGTCACCGAGAGGACAGGCcattgacagagagagagagagagagagagagatcatcaCTGTACACTAACGATCAAACGATCAATAGATAGATCGACGCTAACAGAgagataaatagacagacagagatagacaaagagagacacagacagacaaagagacagagagataaatacagacagagacagacagactcgCAGACACAGAGACTGacagaaatacagacagacaggtagacagagcgacacacacacagacagacagacactcaccACTGAACTGGGACACACCCATTCAATCAATGCAATCAGATCCCTCCACTCACCTGTCAGTAAGGGTGAGAGGAGGAGACTCCCCcaaactagagagagagagagagagagagagagagagagagagacagagtcagaAACCAGCGATTCCCAGTCACTGAACTGGGACACTCCCATTAAACACAGAACACACCCCCTGTCAATCAATCCCTCCACCCACTCACCTGTCAGACAGATCACAAAACACACAccctgtcaatcaatcaatcaatcaatccctCCACTCACCTGTCAGAGTGTGAGGTGAGCAGCGATCCCCAGTCACTGAACTGGGACACTCCCATTAAACACACAGAGCAGCGATTCCCAGTCACTGAACTGGGACACTCCCATTAAACACACAGAGCAGCGATCCCCAGTCACTGAACTGGGACACTCCCATTAAACACACAGAGCAGCGATCCCCAGTCACTGAACTGGGACACTGCCATTAAACACACAGAGCAGCGATCCCCAGTCACTGAACTGGGACACTCCCATTAAACACACAGAGCAGCGATCCCCAGTCACTGAACTGGGACACTCCCATTAAACACACAGAGCAGCGATCCCCAGTCACTGAACTGGGACACTCCCATTAAACACACAGAGCAGCGATCCCCAGTCACTGAACTGGGACACTGCCATTAAACACACAGAGCTGCGATCCCCAGTCACTgaactgggacacacacacacacacacacacacacacacagtttaatcTCACCGGTTCTCCAGCTCCTGAATGCCGGGCCGCGGTTTGGCTCGGATGTTCTGATCCGCAATGGAGCCGAGGAACTTCCTATTCTTCAGAACCTTCCACTctgagcggagagagagagagagagaggaagaaaggatgagaggcagacaggcagacagagaggcaTCCCCAGCCTGTTCTCTGCCGATTCTCTTCGGGCTCCTCAGAGCGTCTCCTCACCTCGACACAACTGCAGCTCGTACTTATTCTCCAGCCCCTCGAACACCACGGCGATCAGGAACTCGAGAAACAGCGCCGTGCCCTGAGGAACGCAGAGAGACACGATACGAGAGAGGAGGAACAGCTCCCTGAGGAACACACTggagttaaagaactacagctcccagcgtcCCTCGCTGCGGCCCGCGGGGGCacaggcatgctgggagctgtagtcctatagccagggctgTCCCGATTCACAGTAACCACGGCAACTCAGCTCCTGAACTCAACAGCCAAAGCAACGCAGACTCGGAGACACAGAAATATAATTCATGCTCTCCTCAGTAAACTAACAGAAGTGTCCAGTGGACCCCCCCTTTCCCTGTCTCTGATGGTACGTGCCCGAGAACACGGTCCACTGCATTAGTGAACAGACTGTACCATATCAAACAGGGAAAAGGGGGTTGACTGGAGAGATCGACTTGTATCTGTGATAATATTATGcctctatactgtatatagaccCCACTGTGTTGGGCAGCTGCTGTaattctgtccagggttttatatcagtggtATATAGTTCTCATTCATTGTAATCACCTTGGTTTTGTTGAAGAATTCAGGGTTAATAACGACATCATAAGCTGTGCAGCCGCTGGAACCTGCAGATAAAAGGGAGGGAATACTGTGAttataaagaactacagctcccatcatcccTTGCTGTTACATCTAGGACacaggcatgctgggagctgtaggtttttttttttctagtcctACTTCGCTGGGCtatgaaagcatagggaagcactgcaaaaagagagaggtctggtaaagcatagggaagcattgtaaagcacagagaggtctggtaaagcacagggaagcattgtaaagcacagagaggtctggtaaagcacagggaagcattgtaaagcacagagaggtctggtaaagcacagggaagcattgtaaagcacagagaggtctggtaaagcatagtaaaggaagcattaaagcatagggaagcattgcaaaccacagagaggtctggtaaagcatagggaagcattgtaagcagGCTTTGTTGTCTCTCCACTTGCTCACTGTTGTCGATCTCCGCATGGGGCTCGCCGAGGCTCATGGGAACTCGGAATCCCGAGGGGTCTTCCGATTGAAGCAGCTCCACCAGCTCCGCCTCCGAGATGTCCGGAGGGGGCGGGATCTGGGTCGATTGACAGATGTTGACAAAAACCTTCCCTCCATCAGAGGTCTTCGTTTTCACACAGAaacctgagagagacagagagagacagagagagagaggagagtttggcgttgctgtataatatattaaactatggctattgaaactcaggggggtgtctgaatcgtgtttggtgttgctgtataatatattaaactatggctattgaaactcaggggggtgtctgaatcgtgtttggtgttgctgtataatatattaaactatggctattgaaactcaggggggtgtctgaatcgtgtttggtgttgctgtataatatattaaactatggctattgaaactcaggggggtgtctgaatcgtgtttggtgttgctgtataatatattaaactatggctattgaaactcaggggggtgtctgaatcgtgtttggtgttgctgtataatatattaaactatggctattgaaactcaggggggtgtctgaatcgtgtttggtgttgctgtataatatattaaactatggctattgaaactcaggggggtgtctgaatcgtgtttggtgttgctgtataatatattaaactatggctattgaaactcaggggggtgtctgaatcgtgtttggtgttgctgtataatatattaaactatggctattgaaactcaggggggtgtctgaatcgtgtttggtgttgctgtataatatattaaactatggctattgaaactcaggggggtgtctgaatcgtgtttggtgttgctgtataatatattaaactatggctattgaaactcaggggggtgtctgaatcgtgtttggtgttgctgtataatatattaaactatggctattgaaactcaggggggtgtctgaatcgtgtttggtgttgctgtataatatattaaactatggctattgaaactcaggggggtgtctgaatcgtgtttggtgttgctgtataatatataaaactatggctattgaaactcaggggggtgtctgaatcgtgtttggtgttgctgtataatatattaaactatggctattgaaactcaggggggctgtctgaatcgtgtttggtgttgctgtataatatattaaactatggctattgaaactcaggggggtgtctgaatcgtgtttggtgttgctgtataatatattaaactatggctattgaaactcgggggtgtctgaatcgtgtttggtgttgctgtataatatattaaactatggctattgaaactcaggggggtgtctgaatcgtgtttggtgttgctgtataatatattaaactatggctattgaaactcaggggggtgtctgaatcgtgtttggtgttgctgtataatatattaaactatgcagattgaagctcagggggggtgtctgaatcgtgtttggtgttgctgtataatatattaaactatggctattgaaactcaggggggtgtctgaatcgtgtttggtgttgctgtataatatattaaactatggctattgaaactcaggggggtgtctgaatcgtgtttggtgtcgctgtataatatattaaactatggctattgaaactcaggggggtgtctgaaatGTGTTTGAGTCTCACCTGGTTCTGGTTTTATTGGTTTTGAATCTGGTTTCACCTGACTTTGTATTTCTTGAGCAgcctaaaataaaaacacagaaatcaaattaaaaattaataaatcaatcaataaataatattattaaatttCAAGTAATAATGTTGATCAAAATTTAGTTTccgatccagtgcagttctgggtgacgaaggcattaaaacgtttctctgctaacttgactttctctctcagtctcttctggtttggagtttctgatccagtgcagttctgggacGAAGGCattgacgaaggcattaaaacgtttctctgctaacttgactttctctctcagtctcttctggtttggagtttctgatccagtgcagttctgggatgacgaaggcattaaaacgtttctctgctaacttgactttctctctcagtctcttctggtttggagtttctgatccagtgcagttctgggtgacgaaggcattaaaacgtttctctgctaacttgactttctctctcagtctcttctggtttggagttcaCTGTATTCTTACCTGTAACAGTAGCTGCTGGTAGAGATTTGCTTCCTCATGCCCTCCTTCATCGCATTCTGCAGCAAGCAAAGACTGATCACAAAGTGACAAGGAGTCCATCGTGAACGACTCAGTCAAACAGAAACGCAGATCCCTTACCGTCCAAAATCCTgcttaataaaaaccaaaataaagATTGTTACTCTCCCAAACTTTCATTAAACATCAtcgctggcccctccctttaaaggagcgctgaccatctttaaaatccattctctcacctcttattagttttattaacaggatcactggcccctccctttaaaggagcgctgaccatctttaaaatccattctctcacctcttattagctttattaacaggatcactgacccctccctttaaaggagcgctgcccatctttaaaatccattctctcacctcttattagctttattaacaggatcactgacccctccctttaaaggagcgctgaccatctttaaaatccattctctcacctcttattagctttattaacatgatcactgacccctccctttaaaggagcgctgaccatctttaaaatccattctctcacctcttattagctttattaacaggatcactggcccctccctttaaaggagcgctgaccatctttaaaatccattctctcacctcttattagctttattaacaggatcactggcccctccctttaaaggagcgctgaccatctttaaaatccattctctcacctcttattagctttattaacaggatcactggcccctccctttaaaggagcgctgaccatctttaaaatccattctctcacctcttattagctttattaacaggatcactgacccctccctttaaaggagcgctgaccatctttaaaatccattctctcacctcttattagctttattaacaggatcactggcccctccctttaaaggagcgctgaccatctttaaaatccattctctcacctcttattagctttattaacaggatcactgacccctccctttaaaggagcgctgaccatctttaaaatccattctctcacctcttattagctttattaacaggatcactggcccctccctttaaaggagcgctgaccatctttaaaatccattctctcacctcttattagctttattaacaggatcactggcccctccctttaaaggagcgctgaccatctttaaaatccattctctcacctcttattagctttattaacaggatcactgacccctccctttaaaggagcgctgaccatctttaaaatccattctctcacctcttattagctttattaacaggatcactgacccctccctttaaaggagcgctgaccatctttaaaatccattctctcacctcttattagctttattaacaggatcactggcccctccctttaaaggagcgctgaccatctttaaaatccattctctcacctcttattagctttattaacaggatcactggcccctccctttaaaggagcgctgaccatctttaaaatccattctctcacctcttattagctttattaacaggatcactggcccctccctttaaaggagcgctgaccatctttaaaatccattctctcacctcttattagctttattaacaggatcactggcccctccctttaaaggagcgctgaccatctttaaaatccattctctcacctcttattagctttattaacaggatcactgacccctccctttaaaggagcgctgaccatctttaaaatccattctctcacctcttattagctttattaacaggatcactgacccctccctttaaaggagcgctgaccatctttaaaatccattctctcacctcttattagctttattaacaggatcactgacccctccctttaaaggagcgctgaccatctttaaaatccattctctcacctcttattagctttattaacaggatcactggcccctccctttaaaggagcgctgaccatctttaaaatccattctctcacctcttattagctttattaacaggatcactggcccctccctttaaaggagcgctgaccatctttaaaatccattctctcacctcttattagctttattaacaggatcactgacccctccctttaaaggagcgctgaccatctttaaaatccattctctcacctcttattagctttattaacaggatcactggcccctccctttaaaggagcgctgaccatctttaaaatccattctctcacctcttattagctttattaacaggatcactggcccctccctttaaaggagcgctgaccatctttaaaatccattctctcacctcttattagctttattaacaggatcactggcccctccctttaaaggagcgctgaccatctttaaaatccattctctcacctcttattagctttattaacaggatcactggcccctccctttaaaggagcgctgaccatctttaaaatccattctctcacctcttattagctttattaacaggatcactggacccctccctttaaaggagcgctgaccatctttaaaatccattctctcacctcttattagctttattaacaggatcactgacccctccctttaaaggagcgctgaccatctttaaaatccattctctcacctcttattagctttattaacaggatcactggcccctccctttaaaggagcgctgaccatctttaaaatccattctctcacctcttattagctttattaacaggatcactgacccctccctttaaaggagcgctgaccatctttaaaatccattctctcacctcttattagctttattaacaggatcactgaccccttcctttaaaggagcgctgaccatctttaaaatccattctctcacctcttattagctttattaacaggatcactggcccctccctttaaaggagcgctgaccatctttaaaatccattctctcacctcttattagctttattaacaggatcactggcccctccctttaaaggagcgctgaccatctttaaaatccattctctcacctcttattagctttattaacaggatcactggcccctccctttaaaggagcgctgaccatctttaaaatccattctctcacctcttattagctttattaacaggatcgtGTTTAGTTTAGCagctaatttttcttttttttttgttttgacaatTATAAATCTATTAGAAATATCTGCTATATTATTTATAAGACATCTCTGTAAAACAACGCAAATATAAccatatataaacacacacacacacacatatatatattagcattgtTATTTAAATAGACAGCAGTTTACTGACAGCGtgaaagtgtaaaataaaaactaatgtaACCGCGTTTCTCTGCTCACCTCGATACCAGTTTGTTGCAGGTCGGTTACGTTTGACCTTCTTCCGCTTTCCAGACGCCGCCTGTTTATTTGACCTTCTTCCGGTTTCCAGACGCCGCCTGTTTATTTGACCTTCTTCCGGTTTCCAGACACCGCCTGTTTATTTGACCTTCTTCCTGTTTCCAGACGCCGACAGCCACTCCCCTTTCAGTGACGTCACGGTGAGTGGAGAGCAAAAGGATTgtctgctgtttgtttgtgtgtttgtgtgtttgtttgtttgtttgtcgttgCTGTGGCAGTGCGTGTTTATTCCTGCTCACAGAGTCTATTGAGTGCAGTTGGATTGAATGGAGGCGGCCCTGGATTGTATAGTTTGCTCTCtcgctgtcacacacacactgatacagagacacacacataattaaggtgtatttgtatatatatatatatttgtagtaaTACAGTTGGTTGCCTctttaaaagcaggacccaggacacagagatGGCAGTTTTGAAGCGCTGTGGCGCTgtttattaataaacagaacaaacaagaTGAACACAAACAGGACCCTaaccacaacacagcacagagaggcTGTTTACCTGTTAGAAAAACCAACGagacacactcactctcacacacacacacacactgacatacactctcacacacactcactctcacacacacacacactcacacacactgacatacactctcacacactctcacacatacacactgacataccCTCactcacatatacacacacacacacacacacacacactatatatatatatatatatatatatatataaatatagtaataataaaattaataataataataataataataataataataataataataataatgaaaacaaagcacATAACATCACCACGAGACTTTGTATTCAAGCTGGAGCAGTTCTGTGATGTATTTTAGCATCGGTGTGTTTCGAATCATTCCGATCTCGCAGCTGCAGAAGGTGCAGGAATCAGAGAAGACGGCAGAATTCGGAGATTTCCCAGCGCTTGCTAACTCgttccagcccccccccccccctcctcctcctcctctctgtgtgtgaagACGTGTCTCGTTCCCTCTGTCTCCTCCCTTCGCTtcccctctctgtgtgtctctgctcctgGCTTCTGTGCTTCAAGTACCAAAACACTTCGGTCAAGTATCCCACAATCCTGTTGGTGCCAAACAGATTCAAACCTGGCTGCAAATCTCAGATCTCTTTCGGGGTGatgggacgggacgggacgggacggggatGTTTCCTGGTACACTAAAAGGTGAGAAATCTGAATTGTGAGTTTTTGGGCACTCCTTCTGTTTTGGTatttgaaaggcgctatgtaaaaggCAGTGGgtgagggtggggggtgggggtgggggtggggggggggggggggacacttcCGAACACAAAAACCGTTGGGGAGGTTACTCTGAGTTTTGAGGCTTGTTGTCCAGGGGCAACCTGTGTCCAATGAGACACTAGGGTGCTGCGAACAACCCACTCCCTCGCGCGTCCACAGTAGGAAACACAGCGTTTGTGATCCAcaaactaattgttttttttgggggggttgaaACTCGCTgaggaaacaaaaaagaaaataaatattaatttttataatatttataatatgatCACTGGCCACATAATTAGGAACCctgccagtgatcctgttaataaagctaataagaggtgagagaatggattttaaagatggtcagcgctcctttaaagggaggggtcagtgatcctgttaataaagctaataagaggtgagagaatggattttaaagatggtcagcgctcctttaaagggaggggtcagtgatcctgttaataaagctaataagaggtgagagaatggattttaaagatggtcagcgctcctttaaagggaggggtcagtgatcctgttaataaagctaataagaggtgagagaatggattttaaagatggtcagcgctcctttaaagggaggggtcagtgatcctgttaataaagctaataagaggtgagagaatggattttaaagatggtcagcgctcctttaaagggaggggccagtgatcatgttaataaagctaataagaggtgagagaatggattttaaagatggtcagcgctcctttaaagggaggggccagtgatcctgttaataaagctaataagaggtgagagaatggattttaaagatggtcagcgctcctttaaagggaggggtcagtgatcctgttaataaagctaataagaggtgagagaatggattttaaagatgctcagcgctcctttaaagggaggggtcagtgatcctgttaataaagctaataagaggtgagagaatggattttaaagatggtcagcgctcctttaaagggaggggtcagtgatcctgttaataaagctaataagaggtgagagaatggattttaaagatgtgcagcgctcctttaaagggagcttcccagtgatcctgttaataaagctaataagaggtgagagaatggattttaaagatggtcagcgctcctttaaagggaggggccagtgacaatgttaataaagctaataagaggtgagagaatggattttaaagatgtgcagcgctcctttaaagggaggggccagtgatgctttaccaaacctctctgaaTGGCTTTAAAGAGACCGCtccttgtgctttaccactgcCTCTCTCAGACAGCTTCCCCTGAGTTTGAATAATTACCTTTTTCACACAGAGGTGTTATTTGTTAGAAATGAGTTTGTTGGATCAGTCTCTCCAACACCAGAAATctgtggagaggagagggagaggaacaCAAGAGACAGCTTTATcaacactgtgctgtgctttaccagacctctctgtgcttcaacTGTGGGTGCTTTactttttacaatgcttccctgtgctttaccagacctctctgtgctttacaatgcttccctgtgctttaccagacctctctgtgctttacaatgcttccctgtgctttaccagacctctctgtgctttacaatgcttccctatgctttaccagacctctctgtgctttacaatgcttccctatgctttaccagacctctctgtactttacaatgcttccctatgctttaccagacctctctgtgctttacaatgcttccctgtgctttaccagacctctctgtgctttacaatg contains the following coding sequences:
- the pih1d1 gene encoding PIH1 domain-containing protein 1, which produces MDSLSLCDQSLLAAECDEGGHEEANLYQQLLLQAAQEIQSQVKPDSKPIKPEPGFCVKTKTSDGGKVFVNICQSTQIPPPPDISEAELVELLQSEDPSGFRVPMSLGEPHAEIDNSSSGCTAYDVVINPEFFNKTKGTALFLEFLIAVVFEGLENKYELQLCREWKVLKNRKFLGSIADQNIRAKPRPGIQELENRSVTPSFLDLGEDRLVLSARPSLYHLDCFLPFIIDPESSAARHHLGTRILTVTMPVIRCA